The following proteins are encoded in a genomic region of Reichenbachiella sp.:
- a CDS encoding cell division protein FtsX, whose amino-acid sequence MAKEKKFRKKKKLGSYPFVSVVFSVTLALFVMGLFGLLLMMTKNLTTIIQENVEMQVFLNKNLSQNEITKIIKTLSSKDYVIKKEGISQVSHITKEEAAKEFYEETGEDFVEFLGDNPLQDVVVIKISPDFHESQNLVEIKKEIGFIRGVHEVTYIESLVSSIRENVKKVSFVLIGFSVILLTVVVILINNTIKLALFSQRFLIRSMQLVGATTNFIRKPFLMRASLFGLVSAILAIGLLVSLMKYLNTEVDGLLDLLQLEQLIILGTGIVLVGIFVGFMSTFAAIRKYMKMSLDELY is encoded by the coding sequence ATGGCAAAAGAAAAAAAGTTTAGAAAAAAGAAAAAGTTAGGGAGCTATCCCTTTGTTAGTGTGGTGTTCAGCGTCACACTTGCTCTTTTTGTTATGGGACTGTTTGGTCTGCTGTTGATGATGACCAAGAACCTCACCACAATCATTCAAGAGAATGTGGAGATGCAGGTTTTTCTAAATAAGAACCTTAGTCAAAACGAGATTACAAAAATCATCAAAACCCTTTCTTCCAAGGACTATGTGATTAAAAAGGAAGGCATTTCTCAAGTGTCACATATCACAAAAGAAGAAGCGGCTAAGGAGTTTTATGAAGAAACAGGTGAAGACTTTGTAGAATTTTTAGGAGACAATCCATTGCAAGATGTGGTGGTGATCAAAATCAGCCCTGATTTTCATGAGTCACAAAATTTAGTTGAAATTAAGAAAGAAATAGGGTTTATAAGAGGTGTGCATGAAGTCACTTATATCGAAAGCTTGGTCAGTAGCATTCGTGAAAATGTGAAAAAGGTAAGTTTTGTCTTGATAGGTTTTTCTGTGATTTTGCTGACAGTGGTCGTTATTCTGATTAATAACACCATCAAACTGGCACTTTTTTCCCAGCGATTTTTGATTCGTAGTATGCAGCTTGTAGGTGCCACAACTAACTTTATACGCAAGCCGTTCTTAATGCGTGCCTCATTGTTCGGATTAGTTTCAGCGATATTGGCGATTGGTCTACTTGTATCTCTGATGAAGTATTTGAATACTGAAGTTGACGGGTTGTTGGATTTGCTTCAGCTCGAACAGCTGATCATACTTGGCACGGGAATCGTTTTGGTCGGAATATTTGTAGGTTTTATGAGTACATTTGCGGCCATCAGGAAGTACATGAAAATGTCTCTGGACGAACTTTATTAG
- a CDS encoding DUF3098 domain-containing protein: MSDKNKLAFQNINYKIMLAGVLVLILGFIIMSLDTEPYGFGFLGLTLGPLVVLLGFAIEFVAILYKPKEK; this comes from the coding sequence ATGAGCGATAAGAATAAATTAGCCTTTCAGAATATCAATTACAAGATCATGCTAGCCGGAGTATTAGTATTGATCCTTGGATTTATCATCATGAGCCTGGATACAGAACCTTATGGATTTGGATTTTTGGGACTTACATTAGGCCCACTAGTTGTGCTTTTGGGTTTCGCTATCGAGTTTGTAGCAATTCTGTACAAGCCAAAAGAAAAGTAA
- a CDS encoding undecaprenyl-diphosphate phosphatase, which produces MTFIEALILGIIQGLTEFLPVSSSGHLELGTYFLGVQSEDNLLFSIILHGATACSTVVIFRKDILEIIKGIFKFEWNESTQFAAMIVLSMIPVGIVGVFFEDQIESFFGGNILLVGTMLLVTAALLAFTYFSKKNEGAINFKNSFLIGLAQAIAIMPGISRSGSTISTALLLGVNKEKAARFSFLMVLPPILGAMLLKTKDFLENPEIAANVSGMNLTVGFIAAFLSGLLACQWMISIVKKGKLVYFAIYCGVVGLLAVAGGLLW; this is translated from the coding sequence ATGACTTTTATCGAAGCATTAATCCTTGGAATTATCCAAGGATTGACAGAATTTCTCCCGGTGAGCAGTAGCGGGCACTTGGAGCTGGGTACCTATTTTCTGGGTGTGCAGTCAGAAGACAATCTTCTCTTTTCCATTATTCTACATGGTGCTACCGCCTGTAGTACTGTCGTTATATTCAGAAAGGACATTCTAGAAATAATTAAAGGAATTTTCAAATTTGAGTGGAATGAGTCTACTCAATTTGCTGCTATGATTGTTTTGTCTATGATCCCAGTGGGGATTGTAGGCGTATTCTTCGAAGATCAAATTGAATCTTTTTTTGGAGGGAACATACTTTTAGTAGGTACCATGCTTTTGGTCACGGCGGCCTTATTGGCATTTACTTATTTCAGTAAAAAGAACGAAGGAGCAATCAATTTTAAAAATTCATTTCTCATTGGCCTGGCTCAAGCCATCGCTATCATGCCGGGTATTTCACGTTCTGGCTCTACGATCTCAACAGCATTGCTTCTTGGGGTAAACAAAGAAAAAGCAGCGCGTTTTTCGTTTCTCATGGTGCTACCTCCAATCCTAGGAGCTATGTTGCTGAAAACGAAAGACTTTTTAGAAAATCCTGAAATCGCGGCTAATGTATCTGGTATGAATTTGACAGTAGGATTTATAGCAGCCTTTCTTTCAGGTTTATTGGCCTGTCAATGGATGATTTCAATTGTCAAAAAAGGTAAACTGGTCTATTTCGCTATCTACTGTGGCGTAGTCGGTTTGTTGGCTGTTGCAGGAGGCTTGTTATGGTAG
- the truB gene encoding tRNA pseudouridine(55) synthase TruB: protein MVEPILISEMDFDKGEVFLVDKPLEWTSFDVVKKIRGRLKIKKVGHAGTLDPLATGLLIICAGKATKKINEYQDLGKTYTGKMVLGKTTPSVDLETEFDSEKPWDHITENQVKEATAKWTGDIIQIPPIYSAIKVDGERAYKAARRKEEIKLKPRPVQVPVFEVDASNLPEVSFKIQCSKGTYIRSLVRDVGEVLGCGAYMSELRRTAIGDFNVDDAFVLEDFISRLQRD from the coding sequence ATGGTAGAACCTATTCTCATCTCCGAAATGGATTTTGACAAGGGAGAAGTATTCTTAGTCGATAAACCATTGGAATGGACTTCATTTGATGTAGTCAAAAAAATTCGGGGTAGACTTAAAATCAAAAAAGTAGGCCACGCAGGTACATTGGATCCTTTGGCTACAGGCTTACTAATCATCTGTGCAGGTAAGGCCACAAAAAAAATCAACGAATATCAGGATTTAGGAAAAACCTATACCGGAAAAATGGTTTTAGGTAAAACTACTCCATCAGTGGATTTGGAAACTGAGTTTGACAGCGAAAAGCCTTGGGATCATATTACAGAAAATCAAGTAAAAGAAGCTACAGCGAAATGGACAGGAGATATCATTCAAATTCCTCCTATCTATAGCGCTATCAAAGTGGATGGAGAGAGGGCTTACAAAGCGGCTAGACGAAAAGAGGAGATTAAACTGAAACCGAGACCAGTACAGGTGCCAGTATTCGAGGTAGATGCCAGCAACTTGCCAGAAGTGAGTTTCAAAATCCAGTGCTCAAAGGGAACCTATATTCGTAGTCTGGTTAGAGATGTTGGAGAAGTGCTGGGTTGCGGTGCCTATATGTCTGAGTTGCGTAGAACAGCCATTGGCGATTTCAATGTAGACGATGCATTTGTATTAGAAGATTTTATTTCCAGATTGCAAAGAGATTAG
- a CDS encoding bifunctional riboflavin kinase/FAD synthetase, giving the protein MVIVEGHQAIPEIQNAIVTSGTFDGVHFGHQKILKKIVKTAKELNGKSVVLTFWPHPRFVLFPEEKTLKLLSTFEEKAQLLEEVGIDYLVKVEFTKAFSQLSSESFIQNMLVEKLKTKKLIIGYDHRFGKNRSGSFEYLKENSDRFGFEVEEIPRQDIDDVGVSSTKIRQALFHGEVDLAAEFLGRLYSIQGTVVEGKQIGSKLGFPTANIQVAEDFKLIPKDGAYAVRARVNNQWHKGMLNVGIRPTVGGLHRVIETHLFDFDEQIYNEPIQIEFVKNLRDEKKFDSLEELKIQLQKDKITSLQLLKEY; this is encoded by the coding sequence ATGGTCATTGTAGAAGGACACCAAGCTATTCCCGAGATTCAAAATGCTATTGTTACTAGTGGCACATTTGATGGAGTGCATTTCGGTCATCAAAAAATCCTGAAAAAGATTGTAAAGACTGCTAAAGAACTCAATGGCAAGAGTGTTGTCCTTACCTTTTGGCCGCATCCGCGATTTGTTCTTTTCCCTGAGGAGAAGACACTCAAATTGCTTTCCACATTCGAAGAAAAGGCACAATTACTAGAAGAGGTGGGCATTGATTATTTGGTCAAAGTGGAGTTTACCAAGGCCTTTTCTCAATTGTCTTCAGAATCTTTCATTCAAAATATGCTGGTGGAGAAATTGAAGACCAAAAAGCTAATCATCGGTTACGATCACCGCTTTGGAAAAAATCGATCGGGGAGTTTTGAATACCTGAAAGAAAACAGCGATCGCTTTGGGTTTGAAGTAGAAGAAATTCCACGTCAAGACATAGACGATGTGGGAGTGAGTAGTACCAAAATCCGTCAAGCACTATTTCACGGAGAAGTGGATTTGGCAGCCGAATTTTTAGGCAGACTTTATAGCATTCAGGGAACTGTGGTAGAAGGAAAGCAAATAGGATCAAAATTAGGATTCCCAACTGCAAATATTCAGGTAGCTGAAGATTTCAAATTGATTCCCAAAGACGGGGCATATGCTGTACGAGCAAGAGTTAATAATCAATGGCACAAAGGGATGCTTAATGTAGGCATTCGTCCTACCGTTGGCGGATTGCATAGAGTTATAGAAACACACCTATTTGATTTTGATGAGCAGATTTATAATGAGCCAATTCAAATTGAATTTGTGAAGAATTTACGGGATGAGAAAAAATTTGATTCTCTTGAAGAACTAAAAATACAACTGCAAAAGGACAAAATCACCTCCTTGCAGCTTCTCAAAGAATATTAA
- a CDS encoding CoA transferase subunit A, with the protein MNKIVADAQAAIQGIENGMTLMLGGFGLCGIPENCISALNEKGISNLTCISNNAGVDDFGLGLLLQKKQIKKMISSYVGENDEFERQMLSGELEVDLIPQGSLAERCRAGGAGIPAFFTPAGFGTEVAEGKEIREFNGKPHILESALTADFAIVKAWKGDKFGNLVYKGTARNFNPPMAMAGKITIAEVDELVEPGELDPNFVHTPGIFVQRIFQGKDYEKRIEQRTVRARN; encoded by the coding sequence ATGAACAAAATTGTAGCTGATGCCCAAGCCGCTATTCAAGGAATTGAAAATGGCATGACACTCATGTTGGGGGGCTTTGGCCTTTGCGGCATTCCAGAAAACTGTATTTCTGCCCTTAATGAAAAAGGCATTTCCAATCTTACTTGCATTTCCAATAATGCTGGGGTTGATGATTTCGGCTTGGGACTTCTACTCCAGAAAAAGCAAATCAAAAAAATGATTTCTTCTTATGTTGGAGAGAACGATGAGTTTGAAAGACAAATGCTGAGTGGTGAACTGGAAGTGGATTTGATTCCTCAGGGTTCTTTGGCAGAAAGGTGTCGAGCAGGCGGAGCGGGTATACCTGCATTTTTCACTCCAGCTGGATTTGGTACCGAAGTAGCTGAAGGCAAAGAAATTCGAGAATTTAATGGCAAACCTCACATTTTGGAATCAGCGCTTACAGCGGACTTTGCTATCGTAAAAGCATGGAAAGGAGACAAATTTGGAAATTTAGTATATAAGGGTACAGCTAGAAATTTTAATCCACCAATGGCGATGGCAGGTAAGATCACAATCGCTGAAGTAGATGAACTGGTAGAACCAGGAGAGTTAGATCCAAATTTCGTTCACACTCCCGGAATTTTTGTTCAGCGAATTTTTCAAGGAAAGGATTACGAAAAGCGAATTGAGCAACGAACTGTTCGCGCTCGGAATTAG
- a CDS encoding CoA transferase subunit B, which translates to MLDKTGIAKRIAQELQNGWYVNLGIGIPTLVANYIPEGIEVEFQSENGILGMGPFPYEGEEDADMINAGKQTVTLLKGASIFDSSTSFAMIRGQHVQLTVLGAMEVSENGDIANWKIPGRMVKGMGGAMDLVASAENIIVAMMHTNKAGESKILKECTLPLTGVGCVKKIVTNMAVLDVTSKGFKLIERAPGVSVEDIQKATEGTLIVEGEIPEMKL; encoded by the coding sequence ATGTTAGATAAGACAGGAATAGCAAAACGAATAGCTCAGGAATTACAAAATGGCTGGTATGTGAACTTGGGTATTGGTATCCCAACTTTAGTAGCCAACTATATCCCTGAAGGAATTGAGGTAGAGTTTCAATCAGAAAATGGGATACTAGGCATGGGTCCATTTCCATATGAAGGTGAAGAAGATGCTGACATGATCAATGCAGGAAAGCAGACGGTTACATTGCTAAAAGGTGCATCTATTTTCGATTCATCGACCAGCTTTGCCATGATCAGAGGTCAACATGTTCAGTTGACTGTATTGGGTGCTATGGAGGTATCTGAAAATGGTGATATCGCCAACTGGAAAATCCCAGGGCGTATGGTGAAAGGCATGGGAGGTGCTATGGACTTAGTAGCATCCGCTGAAAATATCATCGTGGCTATGATGCACACTAACAAAGCTGGAGAATCTAAGATTCTAAAAGAATGTACCTTGCCTTTGACTGGCGTAGGGTGCGTGAAGAAAATTGTAACCAATATGGCAGTGCTTGATGTGACCTCTAAAGGGTTTAAGTTAATTGAGAGAGCCCCTGGTGTTTCTGTGGAGGATATTCAAAAGGCTACCGAAGGGACATTAATTGTAGAAGGAGAAATTCCGGAAATGAAATTGTAG
- the gldC gene encoding gliding motility protein GldC, whose amino-acid sequence MKRSKINIEVTLDEQNIPEDIQWSAEDAGAEQQKTKSISIGIWDEKKRDTLMLDLWTKDMNIDEMKQFHINLLGSSASTLLSATGDEFMSSEISNLCEKLVQYLSEK is encoded by the coding sequence ATGAAGAGATCAAAAATCAATATTGAGGTTACGCTCGACGAACAAAATATTCCAGAAGATATCCAGTGGTCGGCAGAAGATGCTGGTGCCGAACAGCAAAAAACGAAGTCGATTTCTATCGGGATTTGGGACGAAAAAAAGAGAGATACACTGATGCTAGACCTCTGGACCAAAGACATGAATATAGATGAAATGAAACAGTTTCATATCAATCTGTTGGGCAGTTCTGCAAGTACACTTTTGTCAGCTACAGGTGACGAGTTTATGTCATCCGAAATTTCCAATCTGTGTGAAAAATTGGTGCAATATCTGAGTGAAAAGTAG
- a CDS encoding TonB-dependent receptor: MSKLFTKRFYLSLVLGALISFGAQAQTSISGSVVDSNTKDPLLGVSILVKGKVVGTISDTDGNFSLNVSSAPPLTLIFSMVGYSSTEIEISDANVQGLEVSLEESSIMGQEVVVSASRVEESVMQSPVSIEKMDVLAIKNTPSVNFYDALQGFKGVDMSAQSLTFKSVNARGFGANGNTRFVQLIDGIDNQAPGLNFAVGNIVGINDLDLESAEMIPGAASALYGPNALNGILLLNSKSPFDYQGLSAYAKVGVNHVDGEDDDPAMYNDYGIRYAKAFNNKFAFKVTASYIGAQDFRGVDYRDQSSTTNGVEHGGSVETTGRTRENNRTYDGVNTYGDFGFNLGLIPLLDPAFGAVSGQLPSGSDGAFTPTGFTESSYVDNTTESIKLGGALHYRLTDNMEVFGQFNWGSGSTVYTANDRFVLDNFSIWTAKLELRGSNFYLRGYTTHEDSGDTYAANTLASLMNQKYYIPDYALGFLGARGQGASIEQAHAAARGYADGLQTNYAPGTATWDTETAVLRETSIFEGGAKFKDASSMNHFEGSYNFSNQIDFAEIVVGGNFRQYNLESEGTLFALNDDGSEQSFSEYGGYAQISKAFMEDKLKVQASGRYDKNENFDGQFSPRLSVVGTVAGSHNFRGSFQKGFRIPTTQDQFIDLDVQTRRLIGSNQLLVDRYNFRTNTVYTEASIAAARTAAAGGDANARDLLVSPDKVNEDFKTEKIKTFEIGYRGLFLEDRLMVDAYYYHSTYQDFIAEITFGQAVDATDGTNGDGFDPAPGFDPDSDAGKDAIIGNAVPGGRIQNYGFDTNADGDIKSHGWGIQADYSLGGGYTASANVAYNELLDDDELVAQGFRSAYNTPKYRYNVSLANRNVVENLGFSLAYRWQQAFFWDSSFGQGVVPAFGTVDAQISYKLPSIKSIVKVGGSNVFNERYTTSFGNPRMGAIYYVSITFDEFLN; this comes from the coding sequence ATGAGTAAACTTTTTACTAAGCGATTTTATCTGAGTTTGGTACTCGGAGCACTGATTTCATTCGGTGCTCAGGCGCAGACCAGCATATCAGGAAGTGTTGTAGATAGCAACACGAAGGACCCCCTACTAGGCGTAAGTATTCTAGTCAAGGGTAAAGTAGTTGGTACGATTTCGGATACCGACGGTAATTTCTCACTAAACGTGTCTTCGGCACCACCACTTACTTTGATATTCTCTATGGTTGGATATAGTTCAACGGAGATTGAGATCAGTGATGCGAATGTTCAGGGACTCGAGGTAAGTCTGGAAGAATCATCCATTATGGGACAAGAGGTGGTAGTATCTGCTTCTAGAGTAGAAGAGTCTGTGATGCAGTCTCCGGTCTCTATTGAAAAAATGGATGTTCTGGCCATTAAAAACACGCCATCGGTCAACTTTTATGATGCCCTTCAAGGCTTTAAAGGAGTGGACATGAGTGCCCAGAGTTTAACTTTTAAGTCTGTTAATGCGAGAGGGTTTGGTGCTAATGGTAACACTAGATTTGTTCAGCTGATTGATGGAATTGACAATCAGGCTCCAGGGTTGAACTTCGCGGTGGGTAACATCGTGGGTATTAACGATTTGGATTTGGAGAGCGCAGAGATGATTCCTGGTGCTGCTTCAGCATTGTACGGGCCTAATGCTTTGAACGGTATTTTGCTTTTGAATAGTAAAAGCCCATTTGATTACCAAGGTTTAAGCGCATACGCCAAAGTAGGCGTTAATCATGTGGATGGCGAGGACGATGATCCAGCGATGTACAATGATTATGGTATTCGTTACGCCAAAGCATTTAATAACAAGTTCGCATTCAAGGTAACAGCTTCCTATATAGGAGCGCAGGATTTTAGAGGAGTAGACTACCGAGATCAAAGTTCAACAACCAATGGTGTAGAACACGGCGGCTCTGTTGAGACTACTGGCAGAACAAGAGAAAACAATAGAACTTATGATGGAGTAAATACCTACGGAGACTTCGGTTTCAACTTAGGGTTGATACCATTGTTGGACCCTGCTTTCGGTGCTGTGTCTGGTCAATTGCCAAGTGGATCTGATGGCGCATTTACTCCTACAGGTTTTACAGAGTCTTCTTATGTGGACAACACTACTGAAAGTATCAAACTTGGTGGTGCTTTGCACTATAGATTGACTGATAACATGGAAGTGTTTGGCCAATTCAACTGGGGTTCTGGTAGCACGGTGTATACCGCCAATGATAGATTTGTTTTAGATAACTTCTCCATCTGGACTGCGAAGTTAGAATTGAGAGGGTCAAATTTCTACTTGAGAGGATATACTACTCACGAGGACTCTGGAGATACTTATGCGGCCAACACTTTGGCTTCCTTGATGAATCAAAAATATTATATTCCTGATTATGCCTTGGGATTCTTAGGTGCAAGAGGGCAAGGGGCTTCAATAGAACAAGCCCATGCTGCCGCGAGAGGATATGCAGATGGCCTTCAAACCAATTATGCACCAGGTACTGCTACTTGGGACACTGAAACTGCTGTACTTAGGGAAACTTCAATATTTGAAGGTGGTGCGAAATTTAAGGATGCTTCAAGCATGAATCACTTTGAAGGCAGCTATAACTTCTCCAATCAAATTGATTTCGCAGAAATTGTTGTGGGAGGAAACTTTAGACAATATAACCTGGAATCAGAAGGTACATTATTCGCTTTGAATGATGATGGAAGTGAGCAGTCATTCTCAGAATATGGGGGCTACGCTCAAATTTCAAAGGCCTTCATGGAGGATAAATTGAAAGTACAAGCCTCTGGTAGATATGATAAGAATGAGAACTTTGATGGGCAGTTTTCGCCAAGATTGTCTGTAGTAGGAACTGTAGCTGGGAGTCATAATTTCAGAGGCTCTTTCCAGAAAGGATTTAGAATCCCAACTACACAAGATCAATTCATTGACTTGGATGTACAAACCAGAAGGTTGATCGGTAGTAACCAATTGTTGGTAGACCGATACAATTTCAGAACAAACACGGTTTATACCGAAGCTAGTATTGCAGCAGCTAGAACAGCAGCAGCTGGAGGTGATGCCAATGCTAGAGATTTGTTGGTGAGTCCTGATAAAGTAAACGAAGATTTCAAAACTGAGAAAATCAAAACTTTTGAAATTGGTTATAGAGGATTGTTTTTAGAAGATCGATTGATGGTAGATGCTTATTACTACCACAGTACTTATCAAGATTTCATTGCGGAAATTACTTTTGGCCAAGCAGTTGATGCTACCGATGGAACTAACGGAGATGGTTTTGACCCGGCTCCAGGCTTCGATCCAGATTCAGACGCAGGTAAGGATGCCATTATCGGTAATGCCGTGCCTGGTGGAAGAATTCAAAACTATGGATTCGATACAAACGCCGATGGAGATATTAAATCTCATGGATGGGGTATTCAGGCTGATTATAGTTTAGGCGGTGGATATACAGCTAGTGCTAATGTGGCCTACAACGAGTTGTTGGACGACGATGAGCTAGTAGCACAAGGTTTTAGATCGGCATACAATACGCCAAAGTATAGGTATAATGTTTCTTTAGCGAATAGAAATGTGGTTGAAAATCTTGGCTTCAGCTTGGCCTACAGATGGCAGCAAGCTTTCTTCTGGGATTCTTCATTTGGTCAGGGAGTTGTTCCTGCCTTCGGAACAGTGGATGCTCAAATCAGTTACAAACTGCCTAGCATTAAGTCAATAGTAAAAGTGGGTGGTAGCAATGTGTTTAATGAGAGATATACCACTTCATTCGGTAACCCAAGAATGGGTGCTATTTACTACGTGTCGATCACTTTCGATGAATTCTTAAACTAA